The sequence below is a genomic window from Clostridium putrefaciens.
CCTATATATTTAACAGGTATTTTAAGCTCCCTTTTTATAGATATCACTACGCCACCTTTAGCGGTTCCATCAAGCTTAGTTAATATTATTCCGTCCAAAGGACTAGCCTCCATAAATTGTTTTGCCTGTATTATTGCATTTTGACCTGTGGTTCCATCTAACACTAGCAATGTTTGTTTTTCTGCTTCACTAAACTCTCTATCTATTATTCTATTAATTTTAGAAAGTTCATCCATCAAGTTTTTCTTATTATGAAGCCTCCCTGCAGTATCGCAAATTAATACATCTGCTTTTCTAGCTTTTGATGCTTGAATAGCATCGTAAACTACTGCCGCAGGGTCAGATCCTTCTTTATGTTTTATTAGGTCTACGTTAGCTCTGCTACTCCAAACTTCTAATTGGTCTATAGCCGCTGCCCTAAAGGTGTCAGCTGCAGCAAGAACAACCTTTTTCCCATTACTTTTGTAATTTAGAGCAAGCTTTCCAATAGAAGTAGTTTTTCCAACACCATTTACACCTATAACTAAAATAACTTTAGGAAATACCTTGTTATCTATAGGATCTTCATCCACCATTAATTCCTTTATAATCTGTTTTAAACAAGGTTTTATAAGCTCAGGATCATTAATTCTTTCTTCTCTAATTTTCACCTTTAACCTATTTATAATATCTATAGAAGTATCTACCCCTATATCTGAGGTTATTAAAACTTCTTCTAATTCCTCATATAACTCTTCATCTATTGTTACAGCCAAATTTAACATATCGTTAACTTTATCTGTAAGTGTATCCCTAGTTTTACTTAATCCAGATTTTAATTTTTCAAAAAGACCTCCAAACATCTTTCTCCTCCTTAATTATTTACTTAAATCTACTGATACTATCTTAGATATACCTTTTTCCTCCATCGTCACCCCATAAAGCATATCAGCTGACTCCATAGTTCCTTTTCTATGAGTTATTACTATGAACTGTATATCATATGAAAACTTTTTTAAGAATTCAGCATACTTATAAACATTTGCATCATCTAATGCCGCCTCAATTTCATCTAATATACAAAATGGTGTAGGTTTCATCTTTAATATTGCAAAAAGTAACGCTATTGCAGAAAGTACCTTTTCTCCACCTGACATAAGATTTATATTTTGAAGCTTCTTACCTGGTGGCTGTACATTTATATCTATATTAGCAGTAAGCTCATCACCATCACCTAATATAAGTGCTGCATTTCCACCTTTAAATAATTCTTTAAAAGTATTATTAAAGTTTTCATTTAAAACCTTAAGATTAGCTGAAAAAACATTTTTCATTTTACTTGTCATATCATCAATAACTTTTTTTAGCTCAATTCGAGCGTTATTTAAATCTTCCTTTTGACCATTCATAAATGTATACTTTTCTTTTATATCTTTGTATTCATCAATAGATCCAAGGTTTATGGTACCTAGCTTAGATATTTCTTTTTTTATAGCTAGAACTTCTTCTTTTGCAAAGTCTTCATCTTCAATTTCTTTAGCTATATCTAATGCTTCAACAAAGCTAATATTAAATTCATTATTTAATCCTACATATAAGTTTTCTTTTTCTATGTCTATTCTAGTTTTATTTATATTAACTTTATTCTTTTCCTCTTCTTTTTTTTGTATAAATAATTGAAATTGTTCTCTTCTACTTTTTAGGTTAGTAATATTAGATTTAATTTTTATATTTTCTATCTCATAACTTTGGAAAGCTTTATCTAAATTCTCTATTATAAATTTATTTTCTACTATCTTTTTAGTTAAGTTTTTAATATCGTCCTCTGATTTTACAATAGTTTGTTGTTTAAGTAGTATACACTCCTTTTTTTCTAATATTTCTGATTTTAGTTCATCTAAGTTCCTGTATACTCTTTCTACTTCTTTTAGTATATTTACTATAAATTCATCAACTTTAGCTTTTTTAACTTTTAAATCTAAGATATATTCTTTTTTAACATTCGATCCTTGTTCTTTGTTTATTATCTCTTTTTCTAGAAAACTTATTCTATCCCCACATTGCTTTTCTTTTTTATCTAAACTAAGTATTTGTTTAATATCTGCTTCCAGTTCTTTGGTTTT
It includes:
- the ftsY gene encoding signal recognition particle-docking protein FtsY, with the protein product MFGGLFEKLKSGLSKTRDTLTDKVNDMLNLAVTIDEELYEELEEVLITSDIGVDTSIDIINRLKVKIREERINDPELIKPCLKQIIKELMVDEDPIDNKVFPKVILVIGVNGVGKTTSIGKLALNYKSNGKKVVLAAADTFRAAAIDQLEVWSSRANVDLIKHKEGSDPAAVVYDAIQASKARKADVLICDTAGRLHNKKNLMDELSKINRIIDREFSEAEKQTLLVLDGTTGQNAIIQAKQFMEASPLDGIILTKLDGTAKGGVVISIKRELKIPVKYIGVGEGIDDLQEFNAEAFAEALF